Proteins encoded within one genomic window of Oncorhynchus tshawytscha isolate Ot180627B linkage group LG02, Otsh_v2.0, whole genome shotgun sequence:
- the LOC112265281 gene encoding UTP--glucose-1-phosphate uridylyltransferase isoform X2 produces the protein MAEFQEKLRLQHETSMHKELEKLLTTAKGAEQEISKKDFEGFKNLFHRFLQVKGPSVKWDKIHKPPEDLIHPYDKIKAQVLPDSVAASLNKLVVVKLNGGLGTSMGCKGPKSVISVRNENTFLDLTVHQIEHLNKTFNVDVPLVLMNSFNTDEDTKKILQKYTHHRVHIHTFNQSRYPRINKESLLPVAKDLGVHGDHGDAWYPPGHGDIYASFYNSGLLDQLITAGKEYIFVSNIDNLGATVDLFILNHLMTQPKDKRCEFIMEVTDKTRADVKGGTLIQYDDKLRLLEIAQVPKAHVDEFKSVTKFKIFNTNNLWISLAAIKRLHEQNAMDMEIIVNPKTLDGGLNVIQLETAVGAAIKAFDNALGVNVPRSRFLPVKTSSDLLLVMSNLYSLDAGSLTMSKKREFPSTPHVKLGSSFTKVHDFLMRFESIPDMLELDHLTVSGDVTFGKNVSLKGTVIIIANHGDRIDIPAGAVLENKIVSGNLRILDH, from the exons ATTTCCAAAAAGGACTTTGAGGGTTTTAAGAACCTCTTCCACAGATTCCTCCAGGTGAAAGGACCCTCTGTGAAATGGGACAAGATCCACAAGCCCCCAGAGGATCTG ATCCACCCCTATGACAAGATCAAGGCCCAGGTGCTGCCGGACAGCGTGGCGGCCAGCCTCAACAAGCTGGTGGTGGTCAAGCTCAACGGAGGCCTGGGCACCAGCATGGGCTGCAAGGGCCCCAAGAGTGTCATCAGTGTCCGCAATGAGAACACCTTCCTGGACCTCACTGTCCATCAAATAGAG CACTTAAACAAGACATTCAACGTGGACGTGCCTCTGGTTCTCATGAACTCCTTCAACACAGACGAGGACACCAAGAAAATCCTGCAGAAGTACACACACCACCGGGTGCACATCCACACGTTCAACCagagcag ATACCCGAGGATCAACAAGGAGTCCCTGCTGCCTGTGGCTAAGGACCTGGGGGTGCACGGCGACCACGGCGACGCCTGGTACCCGCCCGGCCACGGAGACATCTACGCCAGCTTTTACAACTCCGGCCTGCTGGACCAGCTGATCACCGCGGGCAAGGAGTACATCTTTGTGTCCAACATTGACAACCTGGGCGCCACCGTGGACCTGTTCATCCTCAACCACCTGATGACGCAGCCCAAAGACAAGCGCTGCGAGTTCATCATGGAGGTCACGGACAAGACCCGCGCAGATGTCAAG GGTGGCACGCTGATCCAGTACGACGACAAGCTGCGTCTGCTGGAGATTGCCCAGGTGCCCAAAGCCCACGTGGACGAGTTCAAGTCGGTCACCAAGTTCAAGATCTTCAACACCAACAACCTGTGGATCTCCCTGGCCGCCATTAAGAGGCTGCACGAGCAGAACGCCATGGACATGGAGATCATTGTCAACCCCAAG ACGCTGGACGGTGGTCTGAACGTGATCCAGTTAGAAACAGCGGTGGGCGCCGCGATCAAGGCCTTCGACAACGCCCTAGGTGTCAACGTGCCCCGTAGCCGCTTCCTTCCCGTCAAGACCTCGTCGGACCTGCTGCTGGTCATGTCCAACCTCTACAGCCTGGATGCCGGCTCGCTCACCATGAGCAAGAAGAGGGAGTTCCCCTCCACGCCACACGTCAAGCTGGGCAGCTCTTTCACCAAG GTCCATGACTTCCTGATGAGGTTTGAGAGCATCCCAGACATGCTAGAACTGGATCACCTGACAGTTTCAGGAGACGTCACCTTCGGAAAGAACGTCTCTCTCAAG GGAACTGTCATCATTATTGCCAATCACGGAGATAGGATTGATATTCCTGCCGGAGCGGTGCTGGAAAACAAGATTGTATCTGGCAACCTGCGCATCCTTGACCACTAA
- the LOC112265281 gene encoding UTP--glucose-1-phosphate uridylyltransferase isoform X1: MSVFEDLSKAGMAEFQEKLRLQHETSMHKELEKLLTTAKGAEQEISKKDFEGFKNLFHRFLQVKGPSVKWDKIHKPPEDLIHPYDKIKAQVLPDSVAASLNKLVVVKLNGGLGTSMGCKGPKSVISVRNENTFLDLTVHQIEHLNKTFNVDVPLVLMNSFNTDEDTKKILQKYTHHRVHIHTFNQSRYPRINKESLLPVAKDLGVHGDHGDAWYPPGHGDIYASFYNSGLLDQLITAGKEYIFVSNIDNLGATVDLFILNHLMTQPKDKRCEFIMEVTDKTRADVKGGTLIQYDDKLRLLEIAQVPKAHVDEFKSVTKFKIFNTNNLWISLAAIKRLHEQNAMDMEIIVNPKTLDGGLNVIQLETAVGAAIKAFDNALGVNVPRSRFLPVKTSSDLLLVMSNLYSLDAGSLTMSKKREFPSTPHVKLGSSFTKVHDFLMRFESIPDMLELDHLTVSGDVTFGKNVSLKGTVIIIANHGDRIDIPAGAVLENKIVSGNLRILDH, from the exons ATTTCCAAAAAGGACTTTGAGGGTTTTAAGAACCTCTTCCACAGATTCCTCCAGGTGAAAGGACCCTCTGTGAAATGGGACAAGATCCACAAGCCCCCAGAGGATCTG ATCCACCCCTATGACAAGATCAAGGCCCAGGTGCTGCCGGACAGCGTGGCGGCCAGCCTCAACAAGCTGGTGGTGGTCAAGCTCAACGGAGGCCTGGGCACCAGCATGGGCTGCAAGGGCCCCAAGAGTGTCATCAGTGTCCGCAATGAGAACACCTTCCTGGACCTCACTGTCCATCAAATAGAG CACTTAAACAAGACATTCAACGTGGACGTGCCTCTGGTTCTCATGAACTCCTTCAACACAGACGAGGACACCAAGAAAATCCTGCAGAAGTACACACACCACCGGGTGCACATCCACACGTTCAACCagagcag ATACCCGAGGATCAACAAGGAGTCCCTGCTGCCTGTGGCTAAGGACCTGGGGGTGCACGGCGACCACGGCGACGCCTGGTACCCGCCCGGCCACGGAGACATCTACGCCAGCTTTTACAACTCCGGCCTGCTGGACCAGCTGATCACCGCGGGCAAGGAGTACATCTTTGTGTCCAACATTGACAACCTGGGCGCCACCGTGGACCTGTTCATCCTCAACCACCTGATGACGCAGCCCAAAGACAAGCGCTGCGAGTTCATCATGGAGGTCACGGACAAGACCCGCGCAGATGTCAAG GGTGGCACGCTGATCCAGTACGACGACAAGCTGCGTCTGCTGGAGATTGCCCAGGTGCCCAAAGCCCACGTGGACGAGTTCAAGTCGGTCACCAAGTTCAAGATCTTCAACACCAACAACCTGTGGATCTCCCTGGCCGCCATTAAGAGGCTGCACGAGCAGAACGCCATGGACATGGAGATCATTGTCAACCCCAAG ACGCTGGACGGTGGTCTGAACGTGATCCAGTTAGAAACAGCGGTGGGCGCCGCGATCAAGGCCTTCGACAACGCCCTAGGTGTCAACGTGCCCCGTAGCCGCTTCCTTCCCGTCAAGACCTCGTCGGACCTGCTGCTGGTCATGTCCAACCTCTACAGCCTGGATGCCGGCTCGCTCACCATGAGCAAGAAGAGGGAGTTCCCCTCCACGCCACACGTCAAGCTGGGCAGCTCTTTCACCAAG GTCCATGACTTCCTGATGAGGTTTGAGAGCATCCCAGACATGCTAGAACTGGATCACCTGACAGTTTCAGGAGACGTCACCTTCGGAAAGAACGTCTCTCTCAAG GGAACTGTCATCATTATTGCCAATCACGGAGATAGGATTGATATTCCTGCCGGAGCGGTGCTGGAAAACAAGATTGTATCTGGCAACCTGCGCATCCTTGACCACTAA